The proteins below are encoded in one region of Microbacterium pygmaeum:
- a CDS encoding DUF7882 family protein — translation MGRFIYDTMANSVDIDDRTLAHLRIVVMNKLRRTEAFMFDVEVGDGSGRRSFWMHPSVPIQFHFFGSRQPRINRAWVEDLMQVASGPNGLTITPEPAEDSAPAPSDQPAG, via the coding sequence ATGGGCAGGTTCATCTACGACACAATGGCGAACTCGGTCGACATCGACGATCGCACGCTGGCGCACCTGCGCATCGTGGTGATGAACAAGCTGCGCCGCACCGAAGCATTCATGTTCGACGTCGAGGTCGGCGACGGCAGCGGTCGACGCAGCTTCTGGATGCACCCGTCGGTGCCCATCCAGTTCCACTTCTTCGGCAGCCGTCAGCCCCGCATCAACCGCGCGTGGGTGGAAGACCTCATGCAGGTCGCGAGCGGCCCGAACGGTCTGACGATCACGCCGGAGCCGGCGGAGGATTCAGCGCCGGCGCCGTCGGATCAGCCCGCCGGCTGA
- a CDS encoding SDR family NAD(P)-dependent oxidoreductase: protein MSTTALTADSSIAAWLDDPTGNAILTAMLAEGGQSPEVFKPIKRLAIKRLVKMSRGAFTQEMLDDLVRRAAAGDVPAGEAPVPPAPSADAAAPAPAPTVVLREWTERVDQGRFTGQTVIVTGAGSGIGRATASRIAREGGRVIAVDVSQARLDEFAGAHSDAEVVALTADITDDAGVARILEAAGGTIDGLANIAGIMDDMTPVGDVSDAVWERVFRVNVTGTMKLMRAVIPTMLAQGGGSIVNTASEAALRGSAAGVAYTASKHAVAGLTKSSAFMYGPSGIRVNAVAPGPTITNIEASFGSPLGAERIQNAMAIMPDPVEADALAASITFLLSRDGVNVNGIILASDGGWSAA from the coding sequence ATGAGCACCACCGCCCTCACCGCCGATTCATCGATCGCCGCCTGGCTCGACGATCCGACGGGAAACGCCATCCTCACCGCGATGCTCGCCGAAGGCGGCCAGTCGCCCGAGGTCTTCAAGCCGATCAAGCGCCTCGCGATCAAGCGCCTCGTGAAGATGAGCCGAGGAGCATTCACGCAGGAGATGCTCGATGACCTGGTGCGTCGTGCCGCGGCCGGCGATGTTCCGGCCGGCGAGGCGCCTGTGCCGCCCGCGCCTTCGGCCGACGCGGCGGCGCCGGCTCCCGCCCCGACGGTCGTCCTGCGGGAATGGACCGAGCGCGTCGATCAGGGCCGCTTCACCGGTCAGACCGTGATCGTGACCGGCGCCGGCTCGGGCATCGGGCGCGCCACCGCGTCGCGGATCGCGCGCGAGGGCGGTCGCGTCATCGCGGTCGACGTCAGCCAGGCGCGCCTCGACGAGTTCGCCGGAGCGCACTCGGATGCCGAGGTGGTGGCCCTCACCGCTGACATCACCGACGACGCGGGCGTCGCCCGCATCCTCGAAGCGGCCGGCGGCACGATCGACGGCCTGGCCAACATCGCCGGGATCATGGACGACATGACGCCGGTGGGCGACGTGTCCGACGCCGTGTGGGAGCGGGTGTTCCGCGTCAACGTCACCGGAACGATGAAGCTGATGCGTGCCGTGATCCCCACGATGCTCGCGCAGGGCGGCGGGTCGATCGTCAACACCGCATCGGAAGCCGCGCTCCGCGGCTCGGCCGCCGGGGTCGCCTACACCGCGTCCAAGCACGCCGTGGCCGGACTCACCAAGAGCAGCGCGTTCATGTACGGCCCGAGCGGCATCCGCGTGAACGCCGTGGCCCCGGGACCGACGATCACCAACATCGAGGCTTCGTTCGGCTCACCGCTGGGCGCGGAGCGCATTCAGAACGCCATGGCGATCATGCCCGACCCGGTCGAGGCCGATGCCCTCGCGGCATCCATCACGTTCCTGCTCTCGCGCGACGGCGTCAACGTGAACGGCATCATTCTGGCCAGCGACGGCGGCTGGTCCGCCGCGTAG
- a CDS encoding NADPH-dependent F420 reductase produces MTTVGIIGAGHIGSTLARGLVDRGYDVVISNSRGPETLTDLVGALGERATAATATDAAAAGDFVIVTVPLKALDAVPVAPLAGKIVLDTNNYYWERDGRIPALEDKSTTTSQLLQDHLPDSKVAKAFNHITSGDILTDGTPAGTADRRALATASDFEDAAALATDLYDEFGFDTVNVGPLADSWRVERDRPAYVVRQNKDELTANLARAQR; encoded by the coding sequence ATGACAACAGTGGGAATCATCGGAGCAGGACACATCGGTTCGACCCTGGCGCGGGGTCTCGTGGACCGAGGCTATGACGTCGTGATCAGCAACTCGCGGGGTCCTGAGACCCTGACCGATCTGGTCGGCGCGCTCGGCGAGCGCGCCACGGCGGCGACGGCGACGGATGCTGCGGCCGCGGGCGACTTCGTGATCGTGACCGTTCCACTGAAGGCACTCGACGCGGTGCCGGTCGCCCCGCTGGCCGGCAAGATCGTGCTGGATACGAACAATTACTACTGGGAGCGCGACGGGCGCATCCCGGCTCTCGAGGACAAGTCGACGACGACGAGCCAGTTGCTGCAGGACCACCTCCCCGATTCGAAGGTCGCCAAGGCGTTCAACCACATCACCTCGGGTGACATCCTGACCGACGGCACCCCTGCAGGTACCGCCGACCGGCGCGCACTCGCGACGGCGAGCGATTTCGAGGACGCGGCCGCGCTGGCCACCGACCTGTACGACGAGTTCGGATTCGACACGGTCAACGTCGGTCCGCTCGCCGACAGCTGGCGGGTCGAGCGCGACCGGCCCGCCTACGTCGTCCGCCAGAACAAGGACGAGCTGACGGCGAACCTGGCCCGCGCCCAGCGCTGA
- a CDS encoding Gfo/Idh/MocA family protein — MTGRRIGIVGLGVISRAYLDTLSGAAGVEITAVADLDPARTAAVAETIPGALALTPSDLYAHADVDTVLNLTIPAAHEEVALAALAGGKDVYGEKPLAATLDAASRVLAAANTAGRRVGGAPDTVLGTGVQTARAAVEAGMIGTPVSATATWLSRGHEAWHPHPDFYYREGGGPLLDMGPYYLTALVHLLGPVTWVAGASSRSRERRIIESGPRAGEHIPVDVDTHVTGVLGHRGGAMSTVTFSFDAPSTRAEPIEVHGVEGMLVLPDPNHFSGTVLRRNARSTEVIELPVSAGYEAASRGVGLIDFVTGPGRASGEVALHVLEIMTALLESAGRGARVPVTSTAIVPQLVPLTPLAGWQGHGA; from the coding sequence GTGACCGGGCGCCGGATCGGCATCGTCGGCCTCGGCGTGATCTCGCGGGCCTACCTCGACACCCTCTCAGGCGCGGCCGGCGTGGAGATCACCGCCGTCGCGGATCTGGATCCCGCGCGCACGGCGGCGGTCGCGGAGACGATCCCCGGGGCGCTCGCGCTCACGCCGTCGGACCTGTACGCCCACGCCGACGTGGACACCGTCCTGAATCTGACCATTCCCGCCGCGCACGAGGAGGTGGCGCTCGCAGCCCTCGCCGGGGGCAAGGACGTCTACGGCGAGAAGCCGCTCGCGGCGACCCTGGACGCCGCGAGCCGCGTCCTCGCTGCCGCAAACACAGCTGGCCGGCGGGTCGGCGGCGCTCCGGACACCGTGCTCGGCACCGGCGTGCAGACGGCTCGGGCCGCGGTGGAGGCCGGGATGATCGGCACCCCCGTCTCGGCGACGGCGACGTGGCTGTCGCGGGGCCATGAGGCATGGCATCCGCACCCCGACTTCTACTACCGCGAGGGCGGTGGACCGCTGCTGGACATGGGCCCGTACTATCTCACGGCGCTTGTGCACCTGCTCGGCCCCGTGACGTGGGTGGCGGGGGCGAGCAGCCGTTCGCGCGAGCGCCGCATCATCGAGTCGGGCCCGCGCGCCGGGGAACACATCCCGGTGGACGTCGACACGCACGTCACCGGGGTGCTGGGTCACCGTGGAGGGGCGATGTCCACGGTCACCTTCAGCTTCGACGCGCCCTCGACCCGTGCCGAGCCGATCGAGGTGCACGGCGTGGAGGGGATGCTGGTGCTGCCCGATCCCAATCACTTCTCCGGCACCGTGCTCCGGCGGAACGCCCGCTCCACGGAGGTGATCGAGCTCCCGGTGAGCGCGGGCTACGAAGCCGCCTCACGCGGCGTCGGTCTCATCGACTTCGTGACCGGCCCTGGCCGGGCCTCGGGCGAGGTCGCACTGCACGTGCTCGAGATCATGACCGCGCTGCTGGAGTCCGCAGGCCGCGGTGCTCGCGTTCCGGTGACATCCACGGCGATCGTTCCCCAGCTCGTTCCCCTCACCCCCCTCGCCGGGTGGCAAGGGCACGGCGCCTGA
- a CDS encoding beta-xylosidase/alpha-l-arabinosidase produces the protein MHSGTSSRASARVRELLGRMTLEEKRAQLVGYWVDQGDEVVAPMAGEMQTSTRYEEATAAGLGHLTRVYGTRPVEPLERARWLWGEQRRLREQTRLGIPAIVHEECLTGLAAWKAATFPTPLAWGASFDPALVAEMASEIGRSMRELGIHQGLAPVLDVIRDPRWGRVDECIGEDPYLVGVLGTAYVRGLQSQGVHATLKHFVGYSASQGGRNHAPVHAGSREIADMLLPPFEMAIRDGGARSVMNSYAEIDGVPVAATTRYLTEVLREEWGFDGVVVSDYFAVAFLETMHQVASDRADAARAAISAGVDVELPSGDAFEHLADLVRSGALDVEVLDRAVLRVLSEKEELGLLDERFDTPPTHIDLDSPVHRALARTLAEESLVLLSNDGTLPLHGRDTRRIAVIGPNADSAEALMGCYSFVNHVLAHHPDSPLGIALPTVREALAARFGDAVIEHAVGCDVEGEDRSGIAAAVQLARSSEVAVVVVGDRAGLFGRGTVGEGNDVESLELPGVQRELVEAVCATGTQVVLVLLTGRPYAIGWALPERTTGSGAVTGLGAGQAPRRTAADAPDSPRPAAVLQAFFPGEEGGPAIAAVLSGAVAPSGHLPVSLPRSAGAQPFSYLHPTLGGTSDVTSAGSDPLLPFGHGLTYTSFARTDLRADASVTAGEAFTATVRVRNAGDRPGTDLVQLYARDEVGSVTRPVAQLLAFERVRLEPGEEVVVRFDVPTQRLAFTGLAGRRIVEPGEVTLWVGPSCVERETVAGIVVSGDVHIVGLDEPRMAQASVQRRADVRVA, from the coding sequence GTGCATTCAGGGACCTCCTCGCGCGCATCGGCGCGCGTCCGCGAACTGCTCGGGCGGATGACGCTCGAGGAGAAACGCGCACAGCTGGTCGGCTACTGGGTCGACCAGGGGGACGAGGTCGTCGCGCCGATGGCCGGCGAGATGCAGACCTCGACACGCTACGAGGAGGCCACGGCCGCCGGCCTCGGCCACCTCACGCGGGTGTACGGCACACGACCCGTCGAGCCGCTGGAGCGGGCCCGATGGCTCTGGGGCGAGCAGCGGCGACTGCGCGAGCAGACGCGCCTGGGCATTCCGGCGATCGTCCACGAGGAATGCCTCACCGGATTGGCGGCCTGGAAGGCGGCGACGTTCCCGACGCCGCTGGCCTGGGGCGCGTCCTTCGACCCGGCGCTCGTGGCGGAGATGGCGAGCGAGATCGGACGATCGATGCGCGAACTCGGGATCCACCAGGGCCTGGCCCCGGTCCTGGATGTCATCCGCGATCCGCGCTGGGGGCGGGTGGACGAGTGCATCGGGGAGGACCCGTATCTGGTCGGCGTGCTTGGCACCGCGTACGTCCGCGGCCTGCAGAGCCAGGGCGTCCACGCGACGCTGAAGCACTTCGTCGGGTATTCCGCCTCGCAGGGTGGCCGCAACCACGCGCCGGTCCATGCCGGCTCCCGGGAGATCGCCGACATGCTCCTGCCGCCGTTCGAGATGGCGATCCGCGACGGCGGCGCGCGCAGCGTGATGAACTCCTACGCCGAGATCGACGGCGTCCCCGTCGCCGCGACGACGCGATACCTCACCGAGGTGCTGCGCGAGGAGTGGGGCTTCGACGGTGTCGTCGTCTCCGACTACTTCGCCGTCGCGTTCCTGGAGACGATGCACCAGGTCGCCTCCGATCGCGCCGATGCGGCCCGCGCCGCCATCTCCGCGGGCGTCGACGTCGAGCTGCCGAGCGGGGATGCCTTCGAACACCTCGCGGATCTGGTCCGCTCCGGCGCGCTGGATGTCGAGGTGCTCGATCGTGCGGTCCTGCGAGTGCTGTCGGAGAAGGAGGAGCTCGGTCTGCTCGACGAGCGGTTCGACACACCCCCGACGCACATCGACCTCGATTCCCCGGTTCATCGTGCGCTGGCCCGCACGCTCGCCGAAGAGTCCCTCGTGCTGCTGAGCAACGACGGCACGCTGCCGCTGCACGGCCGCGACACACGCCGCATCGCGGTGATCGGCCCGAACGCCGACAGCGCGGAGGCCCTGATGGGCTGCTACTCGTTCGTCAACCACGTGCTGGCCCACCACCCCGACTCGCCGCTCGGCATCGCGCTGCCGACCGTCCGCGAGGCGCTCGCTGCGCGGTTCGGCGATGCCGTGATCGAACACGCCGTCGGATGCGATGTCGAGGGCGAGGATCGTTCGGGTATCGCGGCCGCGGTCCAGCTTGCCCGGAGCTCGGAGGTCGCCGTCGTGGTCGTGGGCGACCGCGCGGGTCTGTTCGGGCGCGGCACGGTCGGCGAGGGCAATGACGTCGAGTCTCTCGAACTCCCCGGTGTGCAGCGAGAGCTGGTCGAAGCCGTGTGTGCGACGGGAACTCAGGTCGTGCTGGTCCTGCTCACCGGACGCCCCTATGCGATCGGCTGGGCGCTGCCGGAGCGGACGACCGGCAGCGGCGCCGTGACCGGCCTCGGTGCGGGACAAGCTCCGCGCAGGACTGCGGCGGACGCGCCGGATTCGCCTCGACCGGCCGCCGTGCTCCAGGCCTTCTTCCCCGGCGAGGAGGGCGGGCCGGCGATCGCCGCCGTCCTGTCCGGCGCGGTCGCGCCCTCGGGTCACCTCCCCGTCTCCCTGCCGCGCTCTGCGGGGGCGCAGCCGTTCTCGTACCTGCATCCGACGCTCGGCGGCACATCCGACGTGACCAGCGCGGGGTCAGACCCCCTGCTGCCCTTCGGTCACGGCTTGACCTATACGTCGTTCGCGCGCACCGACCTGCGGGCCGACGCATCCGTGACCGCGGGCGAGGCCTTCACCGCGACGGTGCGGGTGCGCAACGCCGGAGACCGCCCCGGCACCGACCTCGTACAGCTGTACGCCCGTGACGAGGTCGGCAGCGTCACCCGTCCGGTCGCGCAGCTGCTCGCGTTCGAGCGCGTGCGTCTCGAACCGGGTGAAGAGGTCGTCGTCCGCTTCGACGTGCCGACGCAGCGGCTTGCCTTCACCGGTCTGGCCGGTCGCCGGATCGTCGAACCCGGCGAGGTCACGCTCTGGGTCGGGCCTTCGTGCGTCGAACGGGAGACGGTCGCGGGAATCGTCGTCAGCGGCGACGTGCATATCGTCGGGCTCGACGAGCCGCGGATGGCACAGGCATCCGTCCAGCGCCGCGCGGACGTCCGCGTCGCCTGA
- a CDS encoding MFS transporter produces the protein MGHGAGFWVVATVFLTTMAYSTVPTPLYPLYQQRDGFPVGMITVIFAAYAVGVMLSLYLAGHVSDWVGRRRMLVIAVLISMLSAVMFLAWSEVPGLIAARLVNGVSIGILSATATAHLAELRARARPGEGSVIATTVSGAANLGGLALGPLIGGLFAEFLPAPLVLPHIVFLALLAAEALALLSVPETVAATPRPYRPQRLSVPAASRSIFLVAGFGAFAGFAVFGLFSSLAPTFLVGTFGQDDHLLAGAAAFSVFAAAAVGQIALASVRQRTQFTIAIIACAVGLAGVASGAVIPQLTLFLGGGVIAGLGVGVLFKGAIGTAVAVAAAGRTGETLALLFLIAYAGLVVPVLAVGIGLTFAPAVGVLIVFVVLVLAATVSAAAIMRRRTA, from the coding sequence ATGGGGCACGGCGCCGGATTCTGGGTCGTCGCGACGGTCTTTCTCACGACGATGGCGTACTCCACCGTGCCCACGCCGTTGTATCCGCTGTACCAGCAGCGCGACGGGTTCCCGGTCGGCATGATCACGGTGATCTTCGCTGCGTACGCGGTCGGCGTGATGCTCAGCCTGTATCTCGCCGGGCACGTCAGCGACTGGGTGGGCAGAAGACGGATGCTGGTGATCGCCGTCCTCATCTCCATGCTGTCCGCCGTGATGTTCCTGGCGTGGAGCGAGGTCCCCGGGCTCATCGCCGCGCGCCTGGTGAACGGCGTCAGCATCGGCATCCTCTCGGCGACGGCGACCGCTCACCTCGCCGAGCTGCGCGCCCGGGCGAGGCCCGGCGAGGGATCCGTCATCGCCACGACCGTCTCGGGTGCGGCCAACCTCGGCGGCCTCGCACTCGGACCGCTCATCGGCGGGCTGTTCGCGGAGTTCCTTCCCGCGCCGCTGGTCCTCCCGCACATCGTGTTCCTGGCGCTCCTGGCCGCCGAGGCGCTCGCGCTGCTCAGCGTGCCGGAGACGGTCGCCGCCACGCCGCGGCCCTACCGGCCTCAGCGGCTGTCGGTGCCCGCGGCATCCCGCTCGATCTTCCTCGTCGCCGGCTTCGGGGCGTTCGCGGGGTTCGCCGTCTTCGGCCTGTTCAGCTCGCTCGCACCAACCTTCCTGGTCGGCACCTTCGGCCAGGACGATCACCTGCTCGCCGGCGCGGCGGCGTTCTCCGTGTTCGCGGCGGCCGCCGTCGGCCAGATCGCCCTGGCCTCGGTGCGCCAGCGGACGCAGTTCACGATCGCGATCATCGCGTGCGCGGTCGGCCTCGCCGGTGTCGCCTCGGGCGCGGTGATCCCGCAGTTGACTCTGTTCCTCGGCGGCGGCGTCATCGCGGGCCTCGGCGTGGGCGTGCTGTTCAAGGGCGCGATCGGCACCGCCGTCGCGGTCGCGGCCGCCGGGCGCACCGGCGAGACGCTCGCGCTGCTGTTCCTGATCGCCTACGCGGGCCTGGTCGTCCCGGTGCTCGCGGTCGGCATCGGTCTGACCTTCGCTCCGGCCGTCGGGGTCCTCATCGTCTTCGTGGTGCTGGTGCTGGCAGCGACGGTCTCGGCGGCGGCGATCATGCGCCGCCGGACCGCCTGA
- a CDS encoding TetR/AcrR family transcriptional regulator produces the protein MLNGEEEPKRPNRGPAAGPGNRRALITAAREVYAIDGLSAPFSAVAKRAGVGQGSLYRHFPDRTALAVAVFEENLIDLEAVTAPAERTIDDLLDRVVDQAMVATAFIELITADLYDPRIAPLGIRFRSVVATLLEREQTLGHVGAHVDTEDVMLAVGMLATALARTRDDERADVARRARALLRAAFAPR, from the coding sequence GTGCTGAACGGTGAGGAAGAGCCGAAGCGGCCGAACCGCGGACCCGCGGCCGGTCCCGGCAATCGGCGCGCCCTGATCACCGCTGCCCGTGAGGTGTACGCCATCGACGGCCTGAGCGCGCCCTTCAGCGCGGTCGCCAAGCGGGCCGGTGTCGGCCAGGGGAGCCTCTACCGGCATTTCCCCGATCGCACCGCGCTCGCCGTGGCGGTGTTCGAGGAGAATCTCATCGACCTCGAAGCGGTCACCGCCCCGGCGGAGCGCACGATCGACGATCTGCTGGATCGCGTCGTGGATCAGGCGATGGTCGCCACGGCGTTCATCGAACTGATCACCGCCGATCTGTACGATCCGCGGATCGCCCCGCTGGGCATCCGGTTCCGCAGCGTCGTTGCGACGCTCCTCGAGCGCGAGCAGACCCTCGGCCACGTCGGCGCGCACGTCGACACCGAGGACGTGATGTTGGCGGTGGGGATGCTGGCGACCGCCCTCGCCAGAACCCGCGACGACGAGCGAGCCGACGTGGCGCGACGCGCGCGTGCGCTGCTGCGCGCCGCCTTCGCCCCGCGCTGA
- a CDS encoding cystathionine gamma-synthase: MSDQTTPRGFETRAVHAGQAPDPTTGAVIPPVHFSTTYAQDGIGGLREGYEYGRSGNPTRTALESQLAAIEGGAHALSFASGLAAEDALLRAVLRPGDEVLLGSDVYGGTYRLLARVLAPWGVGLRIVDMSDLTAVEAALNERPARIVWVETPSNPLLRITDIAGLARLGHAAGALVVVDNTFASPALQQPLALGADVVVHSTTKYLGGHSDVVGGALVLNDDAVHEQAKFLQFAVGAVSGPLDAWLTTRGIKTLAVRMQRHSENAQAIAEFLDAHDKVARVYYPGLPAHPGHELAAVQMSRFGGIVSVELADAAAARKLAESTRLFTLAESLGGVESLMNYPDAMTHASVRGTELAVPEQLVRLSVGIESVADLIADLDAALTGL, translated from the coding sequence ATGAGCGACCAGACCACCCCGCGAGGGTTCGAGACGCGTGCCGTGCACGCCGGGCAGGCTCCTGATCCGACGACGGGCGCCGTGATCCCCCCCGTGCACTTCTCCACGACGTACGCGCAGGACGGCATCGGGGGGCTCCGCGAAGGGTACGAGTACGGCCGCAGCGGCAACCCGACGCGCACCGCGCTCGAATCGCAGCTGGCCGCGATCGAGGGCGGAGCGCACGCGCTGTCCTTCGCCTCGGGTCTGGCCGCCGAGGACGCGCTGCTGCGCGCCGTCCTCAGGCCTGGCGACGAGGTGCTGCTGGGCAGCGACGTCTACGGAGGCACGTACCGGCTGCTGGCCCGCGTACTGGCGCCATGGGGCGTGGGCCTGCGCATCGTCGACATGAGCGACCTGACTGCCGTCGAGGCCGCGCTGAACGAACGACCGGCTCGGATCGTGTGGGTCGAGACGCCGAGCAATCCGCTGCTGCGGATCACCGACATCGCCGGGCTCGCGCGGCTCGGGCATGCCGCGGGCGCGCTCGTGGTGGTCGACAACACCTTCGCCTCGCCCGCACTGCAGCAGCCACTCGCCCTCGGCGCCGACGTCGTCGTGCACTCGACGACCAAGTACCTCGGCGGGCACTCCGATGTGGTCGGCGGCGCGCTGGTCCTGAACGATGACGCGGTCCACGAGCAGGCGAAGTTCCTGCAGTTCGCGGTCGGTGCCGTCTCAGGGCCGCTGGATGCCTGGCTGACCACGCGCGGCATCAAGACGCTCGCGGTGCGCATGCAGCGGCACAGCGAGAACGCCCAGGCGATCGCGGAGTTCCTGGACGCCCATGACAAGGTCGCCCGGGTGTACTACCCGGGCCTGCCGGCGCACCCCGGTCACGAGCTCGCGGCGGTGCAGATGAGCCGGTTCGGTGGGATCGTGTCGGTGGAGCTCGCCGATGCCGCCGCGGCGCGCAAGCTCGCCGAATCCACGCGCCTCTTCACGCTCGCCGAGTCGCTCGGCGGCGTCGAGTCGCTGATGAACTACCCCGACGCGATGACGCACGCGTCCGTGCGGGGCACGGAGCTGGCCGTTCCGGAGCAGCTGGTGCGCCTCTCGGTCGGCATCGAGAGCGTCGCGGATCTGATCGCCGACCTGGACGCGGCGCTCACCGGTCTCTGA
- a CDS encoding ThuA domain-containing protein — protein sequence MSRSALVVRGGWEGHQPVEATELFLPFLRDSGFDVRVESSNEVYADAAAMAQTDLIVQSVTMSEISREALDGLRTAVEAGCGLAGWHGGIADSYRGSSDYLQLVGGQFATHPGKEPSLRVGDSTDNYLGYTIELTDLGRTHEITAGLEDFALETEQYWVLHDDLNDVLATTTHPPQPYHPWHRPVTSPAVWTRSWGSGRVFVCTAGHSVDVLADDNVRTIIERGMLWAARS from the coding sequence ATGAGCCGCAGCGCACTCGTCGTCCGGGGCGGATGGGAGGGGCACCAGCCGGTGGAGGCCACCGAGCTGTTCCTGCCGTTCCTGCGCGACAGCGGATTCGATGTGCGGGTCGAGTCCTCGAACGAGGTGTACGCCGATGCCGCTGCGATGGCGCAGACAGACCTGATCGTCCAGTCGGTGACGATGTCGGAGATCTCCCGTGAAGCGCTGGACGGATTGCGCACCGCGGTGGAGGCCGGATGCGGACTGGCCGGCTGGCACGGCGGCATCGCCGACTCGTATCGCGGCTCCTCCGACTACCTGCAGCTCGTCGGCGGCCAGTTCGCCACGCACCCGGGCAAGGAGCCGTCGCTGCGCGTCGGCGATTCCACCGACAACTACCTGGGCTACACGATCGAGCTGACCGATCTCGGCCGCACGCACGAGATCACGGCCGGCCTGGAGGATTTCGCCCTGGAGACCGAGCAGTACTGGGTGCTGCACGACGACCTCAACGATGTGCTGGCGACCACCACGCATCCTCCGCAGCCCTATCATCCGTGGCATCGGCCGGTGACCTCTCCCGCTGTCTGGACGCGATCGTGGGGGAGCGGCCGGGTCTTCGTCTGCACGGCCGGGCACAGCGTCGACGTGCTTGCGGACGACAACGTGCGCACGATCATCGAGCGCGGCATGCTCTGGGCGGCCCGCTCGTGA